In Deltaproteobacteria bacterium, one DNA window encodes the following:
- a CDS encoding NADH-quinone oxidoreductase subunit D — protein MVEMELDPTSEVMSLQMGPSHPATHGTIKFWLKLDGEKILNCDVEIGYLHRGFEKMCEQRTWNHVVPYTDRLNYISPLINNVGFALAAEKMLDLEVPERCQYIRMIMSEISRMTDHFTCLGMGAAEAGALSVAFYALEARETLFDIVTAVTGARLTVSYTRVGGVTQDLPEGFADRIRGAFVDIRQVMADCDALLSKNRIFIERMSGVGVIPAEDVVSYGVTGPLLRACGVGYDVRKAYPYLFYDRVEFTVPTGTQGDNYDRFSVRFEEIRQSMRIIEQALDQIRPGPVRVDDPRITLPQKKDVYGNIEGLMNHFKLVIEGVRIPKGDIYQAVEGANGELGFYLVSDGSGRPYRVRVRPPCFFGMAALGQMLKGCLISDIITTFGMINMIGGECDR, from the coding sequence GTGGTCGAAATGGAGTTGGACCCAACTTCTGAGGTCATGTCCCTCCAAATGGGCCCCTCCCATCCGGCGACGCACGGAACAATTAAGTTCTGGCTCAAGCTTGATGGCGAGAAAATCCTTAATTGTGATGTCGAAATCGGTTATCTCCACCGTGGTTTTGAGAAGATGTGCGAGCAACGCACCTGGAACCATGTGGTGCCATACACCGATCGCCTCAATTACATTTCTCCATTGATCAACAATGTGGGATTTGCGTTGGCAGCGGAAAAAATGCTTGACCTCGAAGTGCCCGAGCGCTGCCAGTACATCCGCATGATTATGAGTGAAATCTCGCGGATGACTGACCATTTTACCTGCCTAGGTATGGGGGCAGCAGAAGCTGGGGCACTGTCAGTCGCATTTTATGCACTGGAAGCGCGTGAAACACTCTTTGACATCGTTACGGCAGTGACCGGGGCTCGGCTGACTGTGAGTTATACCCGTGTCGGTGGGGTGACACAGGATCTCCCCGAAGGATTTGCTGACCGCATTCGCGGCGCGTTCGTTGACATCCGCCAGGTGATGGCTGATTGCGATGCACTGCTATCAAAGAACCGTATCTTCATTGAACGCATGTCTGGCGTTGGCGTAATCCCAGCCGAGGACGTGGTTTCGTATGGAGTCACTGGTCCGCTGCTACGAGCCTGTGGTGTGGGGTATGATGTGCGCAAAGCATACCCTTACCTATTCTATGATCGCGTAGAATTTACTGTTCCGACCGGCACCCAGGGAGACAACTACGATCGTTTTAGTGTTCGCTTTGAAGAAATTCGCCAAAGCATGCGGATTATCGAGCAGGCCCTTGATCAGATTCGTCCGGGACCGGTGCGCGTCGATGACCCGCGCATTACGCTGCCGCAAAAGAAAGATGTCTATGGCAACATCGAAGGGTTGATGAACCACTTCAAGTTGGTGATTGAAGGGGTCCGCATCCCGAAAGGCGACATCTATCAAGCGGTCGAAGGAGCAAACGGCGAGCTGGGGTTCTACTTAGTCAGTGATGGCAGCGGGCGTCCCTATCGAGTGCGCGTGCGACCTCCCTGCTTCTTTGGCATGGCAGCATTAGGGCAAATGCTCAAAGGCTGTTTAATCTCAGACATCATTACCACCTTCGGCATGATCAATATGATTGGTGGGGAATGCGATAGGTAA
- a CDS encoding NADH-quinone oxidoreductase subunit A, whose protein sequence is MAQYIPVVIALLVCGGVATLMTFASKLLGASKHTAVKDEPFECGNPSSGSAWGRFSVKFYLAAILFIIFDVEVVFMYPWAVVFRQLGMFGFIEMLIFVMILGVGLIYIIKKGALEAA, encoded by the coding sequence ATGGCACAATACATCCCTGTTGTTATTGCTCTACTGGTGTGTGGCGGGGTCGCCACGCTCATGACCTTCGCAAGTAAGCTGCTGGGGGCGTCGAAGCATACCGCAGTGAAAGATGAGCCTTTTGAGTGCGGCAATCCGTCGAGTGGCTCTGCGTGGGGACGGTTTTCCGTCAAATTTTACCTTGCTGCCATCTTGTTCATCATCTTCGATGTCGAGGTGGTCTTCATGTACCCCTGGGCAGTGGTCTTTAGACAACTCGGGATGTTCGGCTTCATTGAAATGCTGATCTTTGTCATGATCCTCGGTGTCGGGTTGATCTACATCATCAAGAAAGGGGCGCTAGAGGCAGCGTAG
- a CDS encoding nuclear transport factor 2 family protein, which translates to MTAPAWVPTLFRALDAFDANTFASFLTDDAIFVFGNAEPLKGKQTIRDGVAQFFASIKAIRHDLVESWTVPDAIICRGIVTYTRHSGSQLKVPFANVFKLQNERIQGYLIYIDNTQLYTQP; encoded by the coding sequence ATGACAGCACCAGCCTGGGTGCCGACGCTGTTTCGTGCGCTCGACGCTTTTGATGCGAATACCTTTGCCAGCTTTTTAACTGACGATGCCATCTTTGTCTTTGGCAACGCTGAGCCATTAAAGGGTAAGCAAACGATTCGTGATGGCGTCGCGCAGTTCTTTGCAAGTATCAAAGCGATTCGTCATGACCTGGTCGAGAGCTGGACGGTTCCCGATGCAATCATTTGTCGAGGGATCGTGACCTACACGCGTCACAGTGGATCGCAACTGAAAGTTCCGTTCGCTAATGTCTTTAAGCTGCAGAACGAACGTATCCAGGGGTATCTGATTTATATCGACAACACCCAGTTGTATACACAGCCGTAA
- a CDS encoding NADH-quinone oxidoreductase subunit C, which translates to MPETGLLSKIEAAFPGKILEHYSQYGYDVIVLNRDDAVAIFATLRDHPDFAFNQLSDLTATDFLGQEPRFELMYQLNSLSLNHRLQVKIRVPEDAAWAHTVSSIWKSGDWLEREVWDMFGIKFTDHPDLRRILMYEEFKGHPLRKDYPVSKRQPLVEERDPITNPWPKR; encoded by the coding sequence ATGCCTGAGACGGGACTTCTGAGTAAAATCGAAGCAGCATTCCCTGGTAAGATCTTAGAACACTATTCTCAGTATGGGTATGATGTCATCGTCCTCAATCGGGATGATGCTGTCGCCATCTTTGCGACGCTGCGAGACCATCCTGACTTTGCCTTTAATCAGCTTTCTGATCTGACAGCGACAGACTTTCTCGGCCAAGAGCCTCGCTTCGAGTTGATGTATCAGCTCAACTCCCTCTCGTTGAACCATCGACTGCAAGTAAAGATCCGCGTACCAGAAGATGCTGCGTGGGCACACACTGTGTCGTCGATATGGAAAAGCGGAGACTGGTTAGAGCGCGAAGTGTGGGACATGTTCGGTATCAAGTTCACCGATCATCCTGATTTGCGACGTATCCTCATGTACGAAGAGTTCAAGGGACATCCCTTACGCAAAGATTATCCCGTCAGTAAACGGCAACCCCTAGTCGAAGAGCGCGATCCGATTACTAACCCCTGGCCAAAAAGGTAA
- a CDS encoding LLM class F420-dependent oxidoreductase → MKLGIEMFATEYATRPDDLARECEARGFESVWFPEHTHIPTSRRTPFPGGGELPKEYSHTHDLFVALMAAAGATKTIKLGSGICLAMERDPITMAKEVASVDLLSNGRLIFGIGGGWNAEEMANHGTPFKKRWKILRERIEAMKLIWTKDEAEYHGEFVNFDPIWCYPKPAQKPYPPILLGSNTDQGLGRVVQYCNGWLPNARYFQKIPGMVKELRSRAAQAGRRTEDFPISILGAQGNEAMLQQCRDMGAERAIFFVPPAPRETVLPLLDQYAAFIPKVA, encoded by the coding sequence ATGAAACTTGGCATTGAAATGTTTGCAACGGAGTATGCGACCCGACCAGATGATTTGGCCCGTGAATGCGAGGCACGTGGATTTGAGTCGGTGTGGTTTCCTGAACACACCCACATTCCCACTAGTCGACGGACACCCTTTCCAGGAGGCGGGGAACTACCAAAGGAATATTCGCATACCCACGATCTTTTTGTCGCCTTGATGGCCGCGGCTGGGGCCACAAAAACGATCAAGCTCGGCAGTGGCATCTGTCTGGCAATGGAACGTGACCCAATCACGATGGCGAAAGAAGTCGCGTCAGTTGATCTCCTGTCCAATGGACGTTTGATCTTTGGTATCGGTGGCGGCTGGAACGCCGAAGAAATGGCAAATCATGGTACTCCGTTCAAGAAGCGTTGGAAGATCCTCCGTGAGCGGATCGAAGCGATGAAACTGATCTGGACGAAAGACGAAGCCGAATATCACGGTGAGTTTGTTAACTTCGACCCGATCTGGTGCTATCCCAAGCCGGCGCAAAAGCCTTACCCTCCGATTCTGCTCGGCTCCAATACCGACCAAGGGCTCGGACGCGTTGTGCAATACTGTAATGGTTGGCTTCCCAATGCCCGCTACTTCCAAAAAATCCCTGGGATGGTGAAAGAGCTGCGCAGTCGTGCCGCGCAAGCCGGTCGTCGCACAGAAGACTTTCCCATCTCAATTCTCGGCGCGCAAGGCAATGAAGCAATGCTCCAGCAATGCCGCGATATGGGTGCAGAACGGGCAATCTTCTTTGTGCCACCTGCACCACGAGAGACAGTACTGCCGTTACTAGATCAGTATGCCGCCTTCATTCCGAAGGTAGCGTGA